The sequence GTATTCGTCTAATGCCATTCTGTAAGATCTGACGACAGTAGCAACATAATATTGACTTTTCACTCTTCCTTCAATTTTAAAACTGCTGATCCCCGCTTTTACAAGCTCAGGAATATGCTCAATCATACACAAATCCTTGGAATTAAATATAAAAGTCCCCTTGTCATCCTCATAAACCGGAAAATACTGACCTTTTCTCTCCTCCTCCATTAAAAAATATTTCCACCTGCAGGGATGAGCACATCCTCCCCTGTTGGAATCCCTTCCAGCCATGTAATTGCTAAGCAAACATCTTCCCGAATAAGAAATACACATAGCCCCGTGGACAAAAGTTTCTATCTCCAGATCCTCTGGTATTCTTTTTATTATTCCCTTTATTTCATTCAAAGACAGTTCCCGGGCAAGAACTATTCTTCTAACTCCTAAATTATACCAAAACATTACCGTTTCATAATTTGTAGCACTTGCCTGAGTACTTAAATGAATAGGCATATCCTGAATTGTATTTCTAACCTTCACAAACATCCCCGGGTCCGCAACTAAAACCCCGTCAACTTTTATCTTCCGCAAATCCTTCAAATATTCTTCAATTCCTATCAGATCCTCGTCATGAGGAATAATATTTAAAGTGACATACACCTTTCTGTCCCTCTCATGGGCAAAATCAATTCCTTCTTTCATTTCCTTTAGAGTGAAATTCTTGGATGCTTTCCTTAATCCAAAGCTTTCTCCTCCCAAATATACTGCATCGGCTCCATATATTACAGCCATTTTAAGTTTCTCCAAATCTCCCGCAGGAGCCAACAATTCAGGTTTAATCAATTTTTTTCCTCCTCCCCTCTTATTTAAAATCTCATATTATCAAACTTTACAAGTTACAGCAATTCCATCACCAATAGGTATTATGGAAGAATGAAATCCTTCCAATTCGGAAATATATTTTAAATACTGTCTCATCCTTTTAACTATGGTCTTTTTCCTTCTTATTACCAATTCGTCAGTTGCTACCATTCCTTTATACAGAACGTTATCCGATACTATTATCCCGCCCTTGTTTAACAATTCAATGCAACAATTAAAAAATTCAAGATAATGGCCTTTAGCCGCATCTAAAAATATAAAATCATACTTATCTTTTAGAGAAGGCAGAATTTCCATAGCTTCTCCCTTAATTATATTTATTCTGTCTTTGAAATTGGTCTTCTCTATATTTTTTTCTGCTGCAGAAACCATATCCTCTCTTTTTTCAATAGTTGTAATATTACAGTTTTCGCCTGTAAATTCTCCCATAACAATGGAGGAATATCCTATTGCCGTTCCAACCTCAAGAATTTTAGCGGGTTTTTTTATTAACAACAACACTCTTAAAAACTGGGCAACTTCCGGCTGAACTATAGGAACATGATTTCTGTCCGCATAATCCTCCATAGATTTTAAATAATCGGATCTCTCCGGAAGTATTGATCTTATATACTCTTCTATATATTCCTCATTTATGTAATTCAAAAAAATCTCTCCTCTTATACATAAATTAATACATGGAATTATAACCATGTATTAATAATAAAATTACTTTTTAGGATTGGAATTTAAATGTTCTGCGTAAGTCCTGGAAAAAATATGCCCTCCACTGCCGTCATCCTTTGTCCTAAAAAAAAGATAATCGGTCTTTTCAGGTTCAAGAACAGCCCGTATAGATTTTAAACCGGGAGATGAAATAGGTGTGGGAGGTAGCCCCTTATGGATATAAGTATTATACACGGAATCAATTTTCAAATCATCATAACTTAATACTTCTTTCCTTTCTCCAAGAGCATATTGAATCGTAGCACAAGACTCAAGCTTCATTCCTTTATCAAGCCGATTTTTAAATACGCCTGCAATTAACGGTCTTTCACTGTCCAATTTTCCTTCTCTTTCCACTATAGACGCCAATATTATCAAATCGTTCAAATTTCGGCCTTTTAACTGATCTTTAATATCATTTTCATAAACCTCTTCAAACTTTTCAAGCATCTTTTCTATAATTTGCTCCTCTGTGGAATTAACAAATATTTCATAGGTAGCAGGAAACAAATAACCTTCTAAGCTTTGGTTTTGATTAATTTCCTTTAAAAAGGAAAATTTTCCTCTGAAATTATTAGCATCCGCGGATAACTTTAAAAATTTGTTTGCATCTGCCAAGCCTTCTTCCGATAATTTATCCGCAATTTGTCTCAATTCATACCCTTCGGGAATAGTAAAAGTAACGATATTATCATCTTTACCTCCCGTAGAAAGCTCTTCGAGAATTTCTCTCAAATTCATTCCCGTATTTAAAGTATAAGAACCTGCCTTAAGTCTTCCCTCTTTATTCTCTTTTATTGTCAAACATTCAAAGACAAGCTTACTTTTGATTAATCCGTTCTCTTTAAGAATACCTGCAATACCGTATACGTTACTTCCCCGAGGAATATCAATGGATACTTCAGTCATATTCTTCAAATTCATTGGTTCCAAACTTTTTTTATAATAAAATAAACTGCCAAATAAAAGTACTAATATCACTAAAGGTAAAATTATCAGCATCAGTTTATTTTTTTTTTCATTTTTTCCGCCACTTTTCTTATTCCTTATTTCTTCCATTGCTTAATCTCCACCTTTTTATCGTTACTCACATTAATTATACATAAACGGTTGGAATATTACAAGAACAAACAATTAATATCATTTCTTCAAAAATTTATTATAAGCTGTAAGTACAATGCTTCCAAATATATAAACAGATGCAAATTCTCCGACAGAAATCCCTATAGCGGTTATCCAATAAGGAATATTAGTAAAGTATGAAACCCAAAGAGAAACTATAAACCCGTTTAATAACACAGGGGGTAATATTCCAATTAATTTATTCGGCGCTTTAGATGTCAAATAAGCTGCCACAAGAGTTACTATGCTACCCCCTAAAATATCTATAAGTCCAAATCCTGAATAAATGGATAAAATCAAGTTTGAAATCAGACACCCTACGAATAGCCCTGGGACAGCCGCACTCTCAACTAAAGGCAGTAAGCATAACCCCTCTGAAAGTCTTAACTGTACAGGTCCAAAAGTAAGCTCTCCAAAGGGGATCTGAATCATCACCAATATAACATATATACCTCCTATTAAGCTGGCCTTTGTTAAATATTTCGTATTCATCCTCTCTTAACATTTCCTCCCAATAAAATTTTATTCCTCCTTTATATTAATAGCATCTTCTATAATCTTATATACATCAGCAACTATTTGAGAAAACTTCGTTTCAGATATAAAAAAATCTTTTATATCCGGATTTAGCATTAATATATCCTGTAACTTTTTAATTTCTTCCTCTTCACCTGCATCTATTTTATCTTCTGATGCTTGCTTTATCTGAAATTCAAGGGCCTTTTTCTTAAAATCCAATACCATTTCCTTATTCTTTTTATCCTTAAATACCTTATTGCTTTTCTCCGCATAATCTTTGTATTCTTCCGATTCTTTTAATGATCTTGCCAATTTGTGGGCGTCATCATATATATTCATATTCTCTCCTCCTCATGTTCTTATTTAAAAACACCATAAACATATATAAAAAAATAATCCCATTTAATATTATATCATGCAAGGACAGAAAAGAAAATATTTCCTGTAATCTAACTTAAAAAATAAAGGAATGCTTAAAGCATTCCCCCATTGTTTATACTTCCATGATAATAGGCAATATCATAGGATTTCTCTTTATCTTTCCATATATATAATCTTTAAGTCCGTCTCTCATATTGGATTTAAGAGTTGCCCAATCCGTAATATTGTTTCTCTCACATTCCGATAATATATTTTTTACTACTTCCTTTGCCTCTTCCATTAGATCTTCAGATTCTCTCACATAAACAAAACCTCTGGAAACTATGTCGGGTCCTGATATAACTTTTCCTTCCTGCTTACTCATAGTAACAACTACGATTATAAGACCATCTTCCGAAAGATGTTTTCTATCCCTTAATACAATATTTCCTACGTCGCCTATTCCTAACCCGTCTACCAATACATTGCCTGCCGGAACATTAGTTCCAAAGCCGGCTCCGTTTTTCGTAAATTCCAAAACAGAACCATTTTCCGCAATGAAGATATTTTCTTTAGGCATACCCAATTCCTGAGCCAGTTGGGCATGACGTCTCAAATGCCTGTATTCTCCGTGGACAGGTATGAAATATTTAGGCTTCAAAAGAGTATGCATAAGTTTCAGTTCTTCCTGGCAAGCATGACCTGAAACATGAACATCAGCAAGTGCTTCATATATTACATTTGCGCCCTTTTGAAATAGCTGATTGATTAATCCGTAGATAGTTTTTTCATTGCCCGGAATGGGACTCGCAGAAATAATAACCAAATCTCCGGGAATCAATTCTATTTTTTTATGCTCTGAATGAGCCATTCTTGCCAATGCTGACATAGGCTCTCCTTGGCTTCCGGTAGTTATAATCACCAGTTCTTCTTTAGGGTATTTATCCATATCGTTAATATCTATAAGCATTCCCTCGGGAACATTAAGGTATCCGTCTTCTATAGCAACATTCATAACATTCACCATGCTTCTTCCGGACACTACCACTTTTCTGTTAACCAAGGATGCCGAATTTACGATCTGCTGAATTCTATGAACGTTAGATGCAAAAGTGGCAACTATTATCCTGTCCTTTGCCTTCTGGAAAATATCATTAAAAGTCGCTCCCACGGTTCTCTCGGACATAGTATACCCCGGTCTTTCAACATTCGTGCTGTCACAAAGAAGTACCAAAACCCCTTTGCTGCCGACCTCCGCTAATTGATGCAAATCTATTACTTCATCATTAATAGGAGTATAATCCACTTTAAAATCTCCTGTATGAACAACTGTCCCTATGGGAGTATGGATTGCCAATGCAACTGAATCCGGTATACTATGATTTACCTTTATAAATTCAATATTAAAGCATCCTATTTTTAAAGTATCTCTTGCTTTTACTTCATTCAATTCCACTCCTTGAATTCCATGTTCCTTAAGCTTACTGTCTACTAAGCCTAAGGTCAATTTAGTCCCGTAAAGCGGAAGCTTGATCTTTTTCAATATATAGGGAAGTCCTCCAATATGGTCTTCATGCCCGTGAGTAAGTATTATCCCTCTGACCTTATCTTTGTTTTTAAGAACATAAGTAATATCAGGTATTACCACATCTATGCCGAGCATTTCATCATCCGGAAACATCATTCCACAGTCTATTATTATAATATCTTCTTTATATTCGATTAAAGTAATGTTCTTCCCGATCTCTCCTAGACCTCCCAGAGGTATTATCTTTAATTTTGCTGGTTTTCTTGACACCATATCACTCCTTTATATATAAGTATGTCAATGTATTATCTTCTATATTCTTTCTTCTTATCTTTTAAAAAAAATAAATCCTTTTTAGGATTTATTTTGGCAATCACTGCAATATCCAAAAAATTTAACATTATGGTCAACTATTTTAAATTTTAACTGTTTCTCAATTTCCTGCTCAAGATTTTCCAATAAATCAAGTTTCACTTCTATTACCTTCCCACAGCCGAGACAAATCAAATGATGGTGGTGATGATCTGCAGTTCCCGAATTTAACTCATATCTGCTGCATCCATCGTCAAAATTCAGCTTATACACGATCCCCAATTGTTCAAATAGAATAAGAGTCCTATATACAGTAGCCAAACCTATTTCAGGATATTTAATTTTAACACTGTCATATATTTCTTCCGGGCTTAAATGCTCTCCTTTTCTATCCAATATTACATTTAAAACAGCTCTTCTTTGGGTAGTCAGTTTATAGCCATTTTCCTTTAATTTATTCTTTACCACATCATTATTAATCTCCATCTTCTCACCCACTTGTAAATAAAATTGATCACTGCATCCTTTCCTTCATCAACGACTCATAAGCAGAATAAGCATCCTTAATTTCCTGATCATCCTCTACAATTTTAAGCAATAACTCTCCTTTATCATCTTTCTCCATTCTAAAAAGCCAAGTTCCCTCTCCAGACTGATCAATCGGAATCAGAATAGCATAATCCACATCATCGAGGCCAAAAGTTGCTACTACTTCAAATTCTCTTTTTTCCCCATATTCATCAAAAAGTTCTATCCTGTTTCTCAGTTTCATCACCACCTTTTTTCCTTCTGTCCAAATAGGACTGCAAAATAAAAGTAGCAGCTACTTTATCTATTATCTTTTTCCTTTTACTTCTTCTTACATCTCCTTCTATCAACATTCTTTCCGCTACTACAGTAGTCAGTCTTTCATCTTCCAAATTGACCTTAAGCTTAAACTCTTTTTGAAATTTTTCAATAAATTTCAGTACCTTTTCTCCTTGAGGCCCTATAGTATTATTCATATTCTTAGGAATACCTATAACAACTTCACATACATCATATTCTTCTATAATTTGTCTGATTTGGGCAAAATCCTTTTTAAGCCCTATTCTTTTAATAGTTTTAAGTCCCTGAGCGGTCAACAACAAGGGATCACTTAAAGCTACTCCGATAGTTTTATCTCCTAAATCCAATCCAATTATTCTCTTCATCAATAATATTTCCCACCGTTTCATATTACTTTCCTATGGAATTCTCCTTAAATTCCACTATACTTAATTCAATTCTTCCGCCGTTATAGACAAAAAATATGAAGTTAACAATACCATAGATAATGCTGAGAGTATAATTCCCGAATCATTTACAAGTATTCCCATAATACTCCCTGCAATTCCGCTTATTAGTCCGATGCAAATGTTTTTTCTTTTATTAAACATTTCTCTGATTTTATCTTCGCAGAAAATAAGAATACATGATTGAGAAACAATATTTATATATAAGCTTTTTGTCCACACAGATGAACCGATAAGCTTTATATTCATAAGTATTTTTCTGATTATAATATTATTAATCAAATCTTCTCCTTGGCTGCTTGCCATAAGTATGGTTTTCCCCAAATGAGTCGGATTTGAATTAAATTTAATATCTATATATGAAAACCCCAGTATAGCTACTACTACCAGAGAACAAATCAATACCATACTTTTAAAATTAATCCTTATATTCAAATCTTCCAATATAAAAACTAATACCGCAAACAGAACGCATATGGTTCCTCCTACCTTGGCCCCAAATTTTGGACTTCCTATAAGAAAAACAGTTAAAAAAGATATTAAATATAAAATAATTCTATTTTTATTCTTGCTTTTTTTAAAAACTTCCATATTGCATAATAAAATAATCATACATCCCATAAATACCCCTACCATTTCATTACCAATCCCAAAGTACCTTGCTCCGATAATCGGATCATAGCCTAATGGCGAAAACCTTATTAAATTATTATTGGTAAGCATATCTATAACCAAAGTCAAATATATAACTAAAGAAGAAATGTACAGGATGTTTTTTTTACTTTTATTATTTATATTATATAATATTACAAAAGTTATTGATAAAATAACAATTAAACTTAAAATAAACTGAAAGTAATTATTCCAATTAACAGCAGAATTAATAAGTAATACAAAGGGTATAGATCCGGCCAATATAATAAATCCCCAAAAAATCTTGGAAATTTTCCCTGAAATTTTTACGTTAAATACAACCAAAAGAGTTCCCAATATACAGCTTATAATTGATAATATAGAATAAACAGCAAGAACATAAAATCTTGAATTAGAAACCACATTTATTCTATTATTGTCTTCATAAAGAAATTCAAAACCATTATCTCTATTAATACTATAAACATTAGTACCTAAAAATTGTTCATGAGGCAATCCTAAATAGTTAATGATAGTAGGAGCAATATCTATATTTGAAATCAATCCTTCACGCTTAGTTGTTGAGGAAGATAAAACTCCTTTTGGCATACCTCCGCCCCAGAAAATCACGGGAGAAAGTATACTGCCATTTACTCTTTCTTCTCCACCATTAGGACTTATAATAATAACCAATGAATTCTTTTTATCTAAGCTATGGGATAGCTCTTTTAAAAATTCATCAATATTATTTAATATTTTGTTTCTAATATTAAAATACTGCTTATCCGTTAATTCGTTGCTATAAGAAGCTAATCTATCCAAATCTCCCGTATCAATAACTACAAGAGAAGCTTTTTCCCTGATATCAACAACCTGCTTCAACATCTTTTTATAATCCGTTCTGAACCCGTAAGGGAATTCATCATCATCCACTATTATATTGTCTATATTCCCATAATCAATAAGTCCTTTAGAGTCCATAGGAATAAGGGAGCTGGGTCTTATGATTCTATCAAGTATGTCAGCATTGCCATAAAGGGCGGTTTTAAGTCCGGCTTTATGAAAACTATCCCCCAATGCTCCGATATAAGGTTTATAATAATTATCTTCGTTATATTTAATAAGTTTTGAAAACCCGACTATGCCGATATCTTCATCTCCAACTGTTTCTCCGACTCTTTTTTCATATAACTTCTTGTAATAGTCATTTAGATTATACGATTCTCCTCCGTCATAATCAGT is a genomic window of Acidilutibacter cellobiosedens containing:
- a CDS encoding Fur family transcriptional regulator, producing the protein MEINNDVVKNKLKENGYKLTTQRRAVLNVILDRKGEHLSPEEIYDSVKIKYPEIGLATVYRTLILFEQLGIVYKLNFDDGCSRYELNSGTADHHHHHLICLGCGKVIEVKLDLLENLEQEIEKQLKFKIVDHNVKFFGYCSDCQNKS
- a CDS encoding QueT transporter family protein, translated to MNTKYLTKASLIGGIYVILVMIQIPFGELTFGPVQLRLSEGLCLLPLVESAAVPGLFVGCLISNLILSIYSGFGLIDILGGSIVTLVAAYLTSKAPNKLIGILPPVLLNGFIVSLWVSYFTNIPYWITAIGISVGEFASVYIFGSIVLTAYNKFLKK
- a CDS encoding O-methyltransferase; translated protein: MNYINEEYIEEYIRSILPERSDYLKSMEDYADRNHVPIVQPEVAQFLRVLLLIKKPAKILEVGTAIGYSSIVMGEFTGENCNITTIEKREDMVSAAEKNIEKTNFKDRINIIKGEAMEILPSLKDKYDFIFLDAAKGHYLEFFNCCIELLNKGGIIVSDNVLYKGMVATDELVIRRKKTIVKRMRQYLKYISELEGFHSSIIPIGDGIAVTCKV
- the mltG gene encoding endolytic transglycosylase MltG: MEEIRNKKSGGKNEKKNKLMLIILPLVILVLLFGSLFYYKKSLEPMNLKNMTEVSIDIPRGSNVYGIAGILKENGLIKSKLVFECLTIKENKEGRLKAGSYTLNTGMNLREILEELSTGGKDDNIVTFTIPEGYELRQIADKLSEEGLADANKFLKLSADANNFRGKFSFLKEINQNQSLEGYLFPATYEIFVNSTEEQIIEKMLEKFEEVYENDIKDQLKGRNLNDLIILASIVEREGKLDSERPLIAGVFKNRLDKGMKLESCATIQYALGERKEVLSYDDLKIDSVYNTYIHKGLPPTPISSPGLKSIRAVLEPEKTDYLFFRTKDDGSGGHIFSRTYAEHLNSNPKK
- a CDS encoding DUF1292 domain-containing protein; translation: MKLRNRIELFDEYGEKREFEVVATFGLDDVDYAILIPIDQSGEGTWLFRMEKDDKGELLLKIVEDDQEIKDAYSAYESLMKERMQ
- the ruvX gene encoding Holliday junction resolvase RuvX; translated protein: MKRIIGLDLGDKTIGVALSDPLLLTAQGLKTIKRIGLKKDFAQIRQIIEEYDVCEVVIGIPKNMNNTIGPQGEKVLKFIEKFQKEFKLKVNLEDERLTTVVAERMLIEGDVRRSKRKKIIDKVAATFILQSYLDRRKKGGDETEKQDRTF
- a CDS encoding YlbF family regulator, yielding MNIYDDAHKLARSLKESEEYKDYAEKSNKVFKDKKNKEMVLDFKKKALEFQIKQASEDKIDAGEEEEIKKLQDILMLNPDIKDFFISETKFSQIVADVYKIIEDAINIKEE
- a CDS encoding peptidase U32 family protein, which codes for MIKPELLAPAGDLEKLKMAVIYGADAVYLGGESFGLRKASKNFTLKEMKEGIDFAHERDRKVYVTLNIIPHDEDLIGIEEYLKDLRKIKVDGVLVADPGMFVKVRNTIQDMPIHLSTQASATNYETVMFWYNLGVRRIVLARELSLNEIKGIIKRIPEDLEIETFVHGAMCISYSGRCLLSNYMAGRDSNRGGCAHPCRWKYFLMEEERKGQYFPVYEDDKGTFIFNSKDLCMIEHIPELVKAGISSFKIEGRVKSQYYVATVVRSYRMALDEYLKDPNNYVYKPQWLDEIKKASYRDFTTGFYFNKPSGKDQVYTSSSYIRNYDFVGLVLDYDDKTRLATVSQRNRMFVGDEIEIFGPNKDFVTQRIEKMWNEFGEEIEVAPHPEQIVKIEMKQRVEPWDIIRKDRGSDSIG
- a CDS encoding ribonuclease J: MVSRKPAKLKIIPLGGLGEIGKNITLIEYKEDIIIIDCGMMFPDDEMLGIDVVIPDITYVLKNKDKVRGIILTHGHEDHIGGLPYILKKIKLPLYGTKLTLGLVDSKLKEHGIQGVELNEVKARDTLKIGCFNIEFIKVNHSIPDSVALAIHTPIGTVVHTGDFKVDYTPINDEVIDLHQLAEVGSKGVLVLLCDSTNVERPGYTMSERTVGATFNDIFQKAKDRIIVATFASNVHRIQQIVNSASLVNRKVVVSGRSMVNVMNVAIEDGYLNVPEGMLIDINDMDKYPKEELVIITTGSQGEPMSALARMAHSEHKKIELIPGDLVIISASPIPGNEKTIYGLINQLFQKGANVIYEALADVHVSGHACQEELKLMHTLLKPKYFIPVHGEYRHLRRHAQLAQELGMPKENIFIAENGSVLEFTKNGAGFGTNVPAGNVLVDGLGIGDVGNIVLRDRKHLSEDGLIIVVVTMSKQEGKVISGPDIVSRGFVYVRESEDLMEEAKEVVKNILSECERNNITDWATLKSNMRDGLKDYIYGKIKRNPMILPIIMEV
- a CDS encoding alkaline phosphatase family protein — its product is MNLKRFSIVILIVVLLLIGGRTFADKENKTVYLVVANRLTLDDIKTMYNLNDIIRDGSIGLMNPRGLSGYNGAESYLTINASNRASTDYDGGESYNLNDYYKKLYEKRVGETVGDEDIGIVGFSKLIKYNEDNYYKPYIGALGDSFHKAGLKTALYGNADILDRIIRPSSLIPMDSKGLIDYGNIDNIIVDDDEFPYGFRTDYKKMLKQVVDIREKASLVVIDTGDLDRLASYSNELTDKQYFNIRNKILNNIDEFLKELSHSLDKKNSLVIIISPNGGEERVNGSILSPVIFWGGGMPKGVLSSSTTKREGLISNIDIAPTIINYLGLPHEQFLGTNVYSINRDNGFEFLYEDNNRINVVSNSRFYVLAVYSILSIISCILGTLLVVFNVKISGKISKIFWGFIILAGSIPFVLLINSAVNWNNYFQFILSLIVILSITFVILYNINNKSKKNILYISSLVIYLTLVIDMLTNNNLIRFSPLGYDPIIGARYFGIGNEMVGVFMGCMIILLCNMEVFKKSKNKNRIILYLISFLTVFLIGSPKFGAKVGGTICVLFAVLVFILEDLNIRINFKSMVLICSLVVVAILGFSYIDIKFNSNPTHLGKTILMASSQGEDLINNIIIRKILMNIKLIGSSVWTKSLYINIVSQSCILIFCEDKIREMFNKRKNICIGLISGIAGSIMGILVNDSGIILSALSMVLLTSYFLSITAEELN